In the genome of Pseudomonas sp. LBUM920, one region contains:
- a CDS encoding molybdopterin-binding protein translates to MTIKAINVRNQFKGVIKEILLGEVVSEIDVQTASGIVTSVITTRSVRDLELKVGSEVIAFVKSTEVSIAKL, encoded by the coding sequence ATGACCATTAAAGCGATCAACGTGCGCAACCAGTTCAAGGGCGTGATCAAGGAGATTCTGCTGGGGGAAGTGGTGTCCGAGATCGACGTGCAAACCGCGTCCGGCATCGTGACTTCAGTGATCACCACGCGCTCGGTGCGTGACCTGGAATTGAAAGTGGGCAGCGAAGTGATTGCCTTTGTGAAGTCGACCGAAGTTTCCATTGCCAAGCTGTAA